Genomic DNA from Desulfosporosinus sp. Sb-LF:
ATATTTATTTTTTCATACGCAACTGGTCTACAATGCAACCTCGATATATCCTCCATATAGTAATTTGGTTTGACAGCCGTATCTCCTGCTTGGCAATTGACGTCCATCTACCTTATTTCCGAGGATCATTACATGTTTTTATAATAAATAGCGCAAATCCGTTCTTTCGCCTTTTCAAGAGAATACTGCTCCGCTTTTTCAATATTCTTTATAGATATTGTCTTAAGTGTGTCCTTGGACCTAAATATGTCATACATTGCGCGTGCAAGACCTTCCGCATCCCCCGGCAAATACAGACAGTTATTTCTTTTGTCGTCAATTAACTCAATATGTCCACGTATTCGTGAAGCGACAATAGGCAAACCGCAGGCCATTGCCTCAATAATATTTAGTGGCAAGCCCTCACTTATGGAACTGCTTACCGCCATGTCACACATCGGATAAACCTCTTCCATTCCGTCTATGTGCCCAGGAAACATAACTCTTTCTAGTATTTCGAGTTCTTCTGCGAGGGCTAAATTTTCTTTTAAAAGCAAACCGTCTCCAGGTAGTAAAAGACGTCCGCTCGGTACATGATTTAGAAAAATCGCAAATGCTTTTAATAGCTCTCTGTGGTTTTTCCTCCTGCTCATTTCAGCAGGATATATGACTAAGAAATCATTCTCATGAATTCCGTAGCACTGCCTCATACGTCGTTTCTTAACGTTATCGTACGGTTTATAGCGTTCCAAATCAACTCCCATGCCTGGTATCAGCTCTACGTCACCCGAGCAAAGCTTGTATTTTTGAGCAAGGGCAAAATCCTCATAATTCATTGCAATTACACAATCTGTTACGCCCGCACAGATTTTCTCGGGAGGCAGGTACTTGATCCAGTTTGCAAACGGCCCACCGTTCCAAAAAAAATAACCGTGAGACGTATATATGACTCTTGTATTCCTCTTACCAGCAAGAATTATAGCTGCCCGCACTATTGCACCTGCCAATGTAGTGTGTATACTGATGATCTCGAAGTGATTTTGCTCAAGAATATTCTTGACAGTGTTGATCGCGAGCAAATTCTTTGCACTTAAAATGTTTTTTTCAAACGCAATATCCCATTTCATATCAACATACGGAAAGCTCATGCCTCCATGCGACGCAAGGTGTACCTCAAACCCATTATCCTTGAAAAATTTCAAATACGGTATATGAAAGTTCTTTATATGGATATCATTGGAAGCACAGTACAAAACTTTTTTTTTCATTTAAACTCTCACATTCTAGTCTAAAAAGACGATACCTTCTTAAGGTTTTATTATTGTTTCTCGTAATAAATCCCATTTGAGTGCGTCTGCAATACCTTCGTCAATTGATTTTTCAGCCCTCCAGCCTATTAGTTTAAGGGCCGTTTCTGCATTTGCATATGCACCCGCAACATCCCCGGGACGCGCTAGAGCAATCTCCTTTTTTACTACTTTACCATATACTCGTTCGAATGCTTCCACAAGCTCAAACACCGTAACACCTTTACCTGTTCCAAGGTTCAGCACAGCGAAAGAGTTGTCAACCATTTGAAATATCTTATGTATATTCTCGACTGCTTTGACATGAGCAATAGCCAAATCCCATACGTGAATATAGTCACGCACACCAGAGCCATCACGGGTCTCCCAGTCTACTCCAGTAATCTTGAACACTTGCTCACGTCCCAACGCCACGCTAACCAGCTTACCAAGCACATGGGACGGATTTCTAGCATAGATACCTGAACGCATCTTCATGTCTGCTCCGATGGGGTTAAAGTAGCGCAACGCGATACTCCGCATACCGTGGGCTTGACAGAAATCCCTTAAGACTACTTCCACCATATATTTGGTACTGGCATAAGGGCTTCTTGGATTTAACGGCGAACTCTCAGTCACCATAAAATTAGGCACGTCGTCATATACCGACGCAGACGAACTGAAAACAATATTGATGCAGCCAACACCATGCAAGTTTTTGAAAAGTTCAATGGACTTCGCTACGTTTTCCTTGTAGTAGTTATATGGACTATTCACCGAATCTGCTACATTTACTAACGCTGCGCAGTGTATTGCACAAGTAATGTCTATATTTTCGCTAAAAATCCTTGCAAGCAATTTGGCATCAGCAATATCCCCTTGATAGAATATCCGATTGCGTGTGAACTCGATTCGCCCATTTACAAGTGAATCGAGTAATACTGGCACATGTCCACTGTCCTCCAATGCCGAGGCAATTGTGCTGCCGATATATCCGGCACCTCCAGTTATGAGAATTTTCATTAATATGCCACCTCCAGAAAATCCTTTTAATCCTTTATGCTTGATAAATCTTCCAATCCTACATTGCTCCTTTACCAAGTAGCACAACAGGGACAGTCCGGAAGATTATCTTCAAGTCAAAAGCGAGTGACCAGTTATGAATATAAAAGAGGTCCATTTGAATCCGATCTTCATAACTCACGTCGTTGCGCCCACTCACTTGCCATAAACCCGTAAGACCTGGTTTCACTCTAAGGATCATCTTTCCATGTGTACCATACCTAGCGATTTCTGCTGGCACAATGGGACGAGGTCCGACAAAACTTAGGTCACCTTTTAGAATATTGAACAACTGTGGCAATTCATCCAAGCTAAGCTTTCTCAGATATTTACCCAGTAGGGTTATTCTCGGGTCATTATCTATCTTGTAATTATCATGATAATCTTTATTGATCTCCTCATTTTCAAGCAAAGCTGCAAGTTGTTTATCCGAGTCCACAACCATGGTCCTGAACTTATAAATTCGTACTTTCTTTCCATCTAGCCCTAATCTTTCTTGGGTAAATATGACGGGTCCGACCGAACTGAGCTTTACCATTATCCAAACAAGCACCAATAGCCAAGAGATAAGGATTATTCCGACGGCAGCCAGGATAACATCCATCACCCTTTTTAACCGTTTTGAGACACCATCAACAATTAAGTCTTGAGGTCCAAAAATAAGAATCCCTTTGTAGTTGATTGTCTTTAGGGGTATCGATAATAACCTGCTAACAGACGGTACAATATATAGTGGGATGTAATTAAGTTCGCAGTAGGCTATAAGTGGCTCTAGTTGACCAACACGTTCTTCATACACTAACATGCCCAGATCCCTTGGGCTTACTACGCGCAAAGCGCTTGCTAATTCGAGATGATTTTTTACGATATCCTCAATTTTCATGTTTAGGGCTGTCTTTGCTACTACCCTGAGTCCCATATCTCTGGCAAGTTTCTCTAGAAGGTTATCGGCACATGATTCGAAGCCAATAGCCACTAGTGGAAGTTTAGCCTCATCTCCCAATTTCAACTTATAAACTTTCGCCAGAAAATACCTTACTATAATAGCCAAGGAAAAATTAACCACAAAAAAGACAGTAAAATAAATCCGAGAATAGCTCACATTACGCAAGTAAAAGGACAAAACGTAAAAAAATGCAGCACTATATATTAGTGAGCGGA
This window encodes:
- a CDS encoding glycosyltransferase; this encodes MKKKVLYCASNDIHIKNFHIPYLKFFKDNGFEVHLASHGGMSFPYVDMKWDIAFEKNILSAKNLLAINTVKNILEQNHFEIISIHTTLAGAIVRAAIILAGKRNTRVIYTSHGYFFWNGGPFANWIKYLPPEKICAGVTDCVIAMNYEDFALAQKYKLCSGDVELIPGMGVDLERYKPYDNVKKRRMRQCYGIHENDFLVIYPAEMSRRKNHRELLKAFAIFLNHVPSGRLLLPGDGLLLKENLALAEELEILERVMFPGHIDGMEEVYPMCDMAVSSSISEGLPLNIIEAMACGLPIVASRIRGHIELIDDKRNNCLYLPGDAEGLARAMYDIFRSKDTLKTISIKNIEKAEQYSLEKAKERICAIYYKNM
- the galE gene encoding UDP-glucose 4-epimerase GalE yields the protein MKILITGGAGYIGSTIASALEDSGHVPVLLDSLVNGRIEFTRNRIFYQGDIADAKLLARIFSENIDITCAIHCAALVNVADSVNSPYNYYKENVAKSIELFKNLHGVGCINIVFSSSASVYDDVPNFMVTESSPLNPRSPYASTKYMVEVVLRDFCQAHGMRSIALRYFNPIGADMKMRSGIYARNPSHVLGKLVSVALGREQVFKITGVDWETRDGSGVRDYIHVWDLAIAHVKAVENIHKIFQMVDNSFAVLNLGTGKGVTVFELVEAFERVYGKVVKKEIALARPGDVAGAYANAETALKLIGWRAEKSIDEGIADALKWDLLRETIIKP
- a CDS encoding sugar transferase — its product is MVYTISGLLVGYMKFLNDISVISINAYLIMLAMIGIIFLGLLYLSGNYETSELLKVRPQIYFRSLIYSAAFFYVLSFYLRNVSYSRIYFTVFFVVNFSLAIIVRYFLAKVYKLKLGDEAKLPLVAIGFESCADNLLEKLARDMGLRVVAKTALNMKIEDIVKNHLELASALRVVSPRDLGMLVYEERVGQLEPLIAYCELNYIPLYIVPSVSRLLSIPLKTINYKGILIFGPQDLIVDGVSKRLKRVMDVILAAVGIILISWLLVLVWIMVKLSSVGPVIFTQERLGLDGKKVRIYKFRTMVVDSDKQLAALLENEEINKDYHDNYKIDNDPRITLLGKYLRKLSLDELPQLFNILKGDLSFVGPRPIVPAEIARYGTHGKMILRVKPGLTGLWQVSGRNDVSYEDRIQMDLFYIHNWSLAFDLKIIFRTVPVVLLGKGAM